In Solimonas sp. K1W22B-7, the DNA window AGCGGCGGCAGGTTGATGCGCTTGACGTCGCCGTCGACCCGGATCATCGGCTCGACGCCAGCGGAAAGGTGCAGGTCTGACGCGCCCTGTTTGACGCTGAAAGTCAGCAACTGCGCGATATCCATTCGGTAGCTCCCCAGCTATGCTCTTCCAATAATCCCGTGACGTTATAGGCATTTACGCGCGCAGGCAACATGGCGAACATTCCCTACAACCTGGCCCGCGTCCAGGCGCGCATCGAAGCTGCCTGCAAGGCCGCCGGACGGCCCGAAAACGCCGCCAGACTGCTGGCGGTTTCCAAGACCTTCGACGCAGAGGCGGTGCGCGTGGCGCATGCCGCCGGACAGTTCGGCTTCGGCGAAAACTACCTGCAGGAGGCACTCGACAAGCAGGCCGCGCTGGCGGACCTGCCGCTGGAGTGGCATTTCATCGGCCCGGTGCAATCCAACAAGACCCGCAGCCTGGCCGAACGCTTCGACTGGGTACACGGGGTGGAGCGCCTGAAGATCGCCCAGCGCCTGTCGGACCAGCGCCCGGAGGGCCGGGCGCCGCTGAACGTCTGTGTCCAGGTCAACGTCTCGGGTGAGGCCAGCAAGTCCGGCTGCGCACCCGCCGAGGTCCTGGAACTCTGCGCCACCGTGGCGCGGTTGCCGCGCCTGCGGTTGCGCGGCCTGATGGCGATCCCGGCGCCGGCCGTGGCAGCCACCGACCGGCGCGCGCCGTTCCGGCAGCTGCGGGAACTGTTCGGGGAGCTGCGCCGGGCCGGGCTGGAAGTCGATACAATTTCGGCCGGCATGTCGGACGATCTCGAGGACGCCATCGCCGAGGGCGCCACGATCGTGCGCGTCGGAACATCCATATTCGGAAAGAGAACCCCATGACCCAGGATGAAGCCAAGAAAGCGGCGGCTGAAGCCGCGCTCAAGTACGTCGTTCCCGGCGAGGTGCTGGGCGTCGGTACCGGCTCCACGGTGAACTACTTCATCGACGCGCTGGCGAAGATCCGCGACGACATCCCCGGCGCGGTGTCCTCGTCCAACGCCTCCACCGAGCGCCTGAAGAAGCTCGGCATCCCGGTGCTGGACCTGAACAAGACCGGTACGCTGTCGATCTACGTCGACGGCGCCGACGAGGCCAACAAGCACCTGCAGCTGATCAAGGGCGGCGGCGCGGCGCTGACGCGCGAGAAGATCGTGGCCGGCGCCTCGCGCAAGTTCATCTGCATCGCCGACGAATCCAAGCTGGTGCCGGTGCTGGGCAAGTTCCCGCTGCCGGTGGAAGTGATCCCGATGGCGCAGAGCTACGTCGCCCGCGAGATGGTGAAGCTCGGCGGCCAGCCTTACCTGCGCGATGGCGTGGTGACCGACAACGGCAACGTCATCATCGACGTGCGCGGCCTGGAGATACTCGACCCGGTGAAGCTGGAGGCACAGATCAACCAGATCGCCGGCGTGGTCACCGTCGGCCTGTTTGCCCATCGCCCGGCCGACGTGCTGCTGCTGGGCACGCCGGCAGGCGTGCGCGAGATCAAGCCCGGCTGAAACGGCAGCCAAGCCAACAGCGTTCAGTCCGCGAATGAACGCAAATGAACGCGAATACAGGGCGTTCCATTTGCGTTCATTCGCGGACCGCGTCCTCGCTTCTAGCGGCGGCGCGGACCGCCACGCTTGTCGTCGCGCGGCTGTTCTTCGTTGACCTTGAGCGGCTTGCCGCGCAGTTCCTTGCCGTTGAGGCCGGCGATCGCGGCGCGGGCCTCGTGGCCCTCCATCTCGACAAAGCCGAAGCCCTTGCACTGGCCGCTGAACACGTCCTGCATGAGCTTGATCGAACGCACGCGCCCGAAGCCGGCAAACAGCGCGGACAGTTCCGCCTCGGTGGTGTCGCTGGGCAGGTTGCCGGCGAAGATGCGCTTCATATCAGTACTCCAAATGTGAATCATGACCCGCAGGCACCTGCCCGCGGGGTATCTCTATTCTCTGCGGCTCAATGAACCTTGCGGCTCTTGCCGGCCAGATGCTCGGCGGTCTTGTGCGGCGAGCCGGTGGTGCTCCAGGACTTGCGGCCACCCGGCCCTGCCTGCTGCGGACGCTTCTCCGAACCCTTGTCGCGACCGCGCACGGTGGCCTGGCGGCGCTGGCCCTGGGGCGGACGCGGCGGACGCGGCGGCTCCGGGGCCTGCGGGCGCGGCGTGTAGCCTTCGACCGTCATCACCTGCACAGGTTTCTTCAGCAGGCGCTCGATGTCCTTGAGTTCGCCGCGCTCGTCGGGCGACACCAGCGAAATCGCCTCGCCCTCGGCACCGGCACGGCCGGTGCGGCCGATGCGGTGCACATAGTCCTCAGGCACGTTCGGCAGCTCGAAGTTCACTACGTGCGGCAGCTGGTCGATATCCAGGCCGCGCGCAGCGATATCGGTCGCCACCAGCACGCGCACCGCGCCGGCCTTGAAGTCGGCCAGCGCCTTGGTACGGGCGTTCTGGCTCTTGTTGCCGTGCAGGGCGGCGGTGGTGATCTCCCACTTCGCCAGCTTCTCGGCGAGGCGGTTGGCAGCGTGCTTGGTGCGGGTGAACACCAGGGTCTGGCGCCAGTTGCCGCTGCTGATCATGTAGGCCAGCAGGTCGGCCTTCTGCGCCTTGTCGGTGTGCACCACGCGCTGGGTGACGCTCTCGGCCGCGGAATTGCGCGGCGCGATGTCGATGGTCGCCGGGTTGCGCAGCAGGCCCTCGGCCAGTCCACGGATTTCCTTGGAGAAAGTCGCCGAGAACATGAGGCTCTGGCGCTCCTTGGGAATCAGCGCGATGACGCGCTTGATGTCGTGGATGAAGCCCATGTCGAGCATGCGGTCGGCCTCGTCCAGCACCAGCGTTTCGACCTTGCCCAGGTGCACGGCGCGCTGGCCGGCCAGGTCCAGCAGGCGTCCCGGGGTCGCCACCAGGATGTCGCAGCCGCGCTTGAGGTTGTCGATCTGCGGGTTGATGTTGACGCCGCCCACCACCATCACCGTGCGCAGGTGACGCAGCTGCTTGCCGTAGGTGCGCACGCTCTCGGCCACCTGGGCGGCCAGTTCGCGGGTGGGCACCAGCACCAGCACGCGCACGCGGTGCGTGCCGTTGGGGTCCGGCGGGGTCAGGCCGAGCTTGTGCAGCAGCGGCAGGGTGAAAGCGGCAGTCTTGCCGGTGCCGGTCTGGGCAGCGGCCAGCAGGTCGCGGCCGGACAGCACCACGGGAATGGCCTGGGCCTGGATCGGCGTCGGCTCGGAATAGCCTTCCTGGGCAACGGCCTGCAGCAGGCCTTCGGAAAGGCCCAACTTGGAAAACGACATGTAATAACCTCCTGAACGCGCCTGCTGCGGGATGTTTATCCGAGCCGGTTCAGGCTGCTGGGAATCAAAGGATCCGGGGAGGGCAGGCGGAAGACGCCGGCCCATGGTGCCAACCGGGGGCACCTCGCGAACGGCGCGCAGTATACAAGCGCTCTCCCGGATCACCTAATCCGGCAGGCTGCGTCGTATGATCGCAGCCAGAATCCCCCCACCTCAACGGAGAATCCGATGCGTCTTGCCTGTATCGCCGCCGTACTGACCGCCGCCGTCGCCCTGCCCGCCCAGGCCGACACCTGGAAAGACCTCAAGGGCATGGCCAAGCAGCAGGCCAGCCAGAAGGCCGAGGAGCAGCTGGGCCTGCCGCAGGCCGCCCCGGCCGGCGCCTCGGTCTACTTCATCGAACCCAAGGACGGCGCCACCGTGAAGGGCCCGGTCAAGGTCGTGTTCGGCCTGGCCGGCATGGGTATCGCGCCGGCGGGCGTCAACCAGGCCAACACCGGCCACCACCACCTGCTGATCGACGACCCGGCCGTGGACCTGACCAAGCCCCTGCCCGCCACCGACCAGGTCAAGCACTTCGGCGGCGGCCAGACCGAGACCACGCTGGATCTCAAGCCCGGCAAGCACACCCTGCAACTGGTGCTGGGCGACTGGAAGCACCAGCCGCAGAATCCCACGCTGGCCTCGCCGAAGATCACCATCACCGTCACCAAGTAAGCGCGTGACCCGTCCTGAAATAGGTTGACACCTATACGGGGTAAAACTGGTCGCTAAAGTATGCTGGATACAGACGCCCGATGGACTTCATCGGGCGTTTTGTATTTCAGGGCCAGGTGTGGCCGTTCATGGTTGTAGGTGTGGATGGACTGCCGGACCATCTGTTCGGCCTGCTCAAGGTTGGCGGGTCGCTGGAGCAGGAATTCGTTCTTCAGGATGCCGTTGACGCGCTCTGCCAGGGCGTTCTGGTAGCAGTCGTAGCCGTCGGTCATCGAGCAGGTCAGGCCGTGTCGTTGGTGGATCTGCTGGTAGACGTTCGAGCAGTACTGGATGCCCCGGTCGGAGTGGTGGATCAGCCGCTGAGCCGTCTGCCGGGTCTTGAGCGCCATCTTCAGGGCCTCACTGACCTGCTCGGTCTGCAGGCTGTCGTGGACGTGATAGCCGACGATCTTGCGGGAGTAGGCATCGGTGACCAGGCTCAGGTAGACGCATTTCTCCCGCGTCGGCAGATAAGTGATGTCGGCGACCCAGACCTGCTCGCCGGTCGCGGGCTGGATGCCGCTTCCCGGCTTGAGCAGGTTCGGATGCTTGCGGAAGCGATGATGGCTGTCGGTGGTCTTGTGGTACGCCCGGCGGCTGGGGACCAGCATCCGGGCGTTGCGCAGAATACCGAACAGGGTATCTCGCCCCACGTGGATGCCGTCGGGCCGCTGCAGCAGGTGCTGCAGCTTGCGGGTGCCCACGCGCGGCTGGCGCAGGCGAATCTGCTCCACGCGCCGGATCACCTCGGAACAGGTCTGTGCACGCTCGCGCGCGCACTCCAGCCGCTGGTAGTACGCCTGCCGGCTGATGCCCATGTAGCGGCAAGCCCTCTTAACGCTCAAGCCCATTACGAGCTTTTGCGCGAGGACTTGCCCACAGGCTTTTTTACCACCACTCCGTAGTCCTTCTTCAGGACATCCACCACCGCCTCGAAAAACTGGGCCTTCTCCTTGGCCTCCCGCAACTCGACCTCCAGCTGCTTGATCCGCTGCTCGGGCGTCAGTGGCTTCTTTTCACTCATCATCGGCTTCCCTTGAGGAGCCCATGATGCCCGCCCCGCTACAGGCCGGCCATATCGCCGAACCCAGTGCAGAACCGTCGAGCTGCCCTGGATGCCGTAGCGCTCCTGGGCCTGCCTACAACTCATCTCACCTTTCTCAACCTGATCCACAACCGCCAACTTAAAGGCCATCGTGTAATCGCGCTGTGTCCTCTTAGCCCTTGATTCCATTTGACTCTCCTTCTCGGCTTCGAAAAGGTGTCAACCCAGGGCAGGACGGGTCAGCGGCGAAAAAAAAGGGCGGCCCGAGGGCCGCCCTTTTCGTTGCTCCAGGGTCCGCGTCTTCAGATCTTGAAGTCGAGGCGCACGCCGAAGTGATAGCCGTAGACGCGGGAATCGCGGTCGGCGCGGTAGACCAGGCCACCGCCGCCCAGGCGGATGTCCGGGATCCAGTCGGAGTTCAGCGTGATCGGCACTTCCACGTTGAGGCCGTAGGACACGCCGTCGAAGGTCTCGCTGGCAGCGCCGCGCTCGGCCTTCATCGAGGAGTAGCCGATGGGCACCGAGATCTCGACCAGCTCGAACAGCGAGCCGGTGGGCACCACGAAGATGCCGTAGTACTCGCCGACCTCGAACTTCTCGGCGCCGTCGTCCTTGTCGTCGGCCACGCCGTAGTGCAGCTCGATGCCCACGGCGTCGAGCAGGCGCGTGCCGGCACGGATGCGGTACATGCTGGATTCCAGCTCGTCGCCGCCGAAGGCGGTGACCAGGGCATCGTCGGACAGGGCCAGGGTGACCTCGGCCTTGTCGACGCCGATGTAGAAGTGGAACGGTTCGCCGGAGTCGGCGCTCTCGCTGGCGCTGTCCTCGGCCGGGGCTTCCTCGGCGGCGGCTTCGGCCGGGGCTTCCTCAACCGGTGCAGCCTCTGCGCTCAGGTCGGCAGCAGCGGCATCCGCGGGAGCGGCTTCGGCGGCGACATCGGCAGGAGCAGCCTCGGCGCCGGCATCGGCAGCGGCGGCATCGGCAGGAGCGGCTTCAGCAGCGGCGGCATCGGCCGGCGCAGCCTCGGCGCCTGCCGCATCGGCGGCGCTGACGTCAGCCGGCGCGCTGGCATCCGCCGGCGCCACTTCAGCAGACTCCGGACTGGCAGCAGTGGCTTCTTCCTGCGCCATGACCGGCAGCGCGATCAGCATGCCCATCAATACCGCAGCGGCACTTGCGGACCTTTTCATATCTCCCCCTCTGGATTTAAATGCTTTTATCAGCTGCGCCGAATGTTCCCGCATTTTCCTTTGCAAATCCAGCGATTGATGGGGGTCATGCAGACGGACGATGCGGCGCCCTCGGCGCTTCGGGCAGGCCGCCGGAACCGGCGGCGCGGACCGCCGGCCGGCGCGGGAGTCGACGTTTGCCCGCCGCGGCCCTACATTGTCGCAATGTCCGCAATCATCCAGACCCTGGCGCGCTGGTCCGCCGGTGCCGCCCTGCTGTTCGCCAGCGCCGGCCCGGCCGTGGCGCAGCAGGCCGAGCCCGCGCACGAGCCCTTGACGCTGAGCCACGTCGAAACCGAGGGCCCGGTCGCCAGCCCCGACCTGGATGCCGCACTGGCCGCACTGCAGGGCCGCCCGCTGGACCAGGCCCTGCAGGACGAGGCCACGGCACTGGTGCAGGACTACTACGCCTGGCTGGAATGGCGCGAGGTGCAAGTCTCGGCGCAGCAGGGCGAACAGCCCCCGGCCAGCTGAAGCTGCGGGTCGAAGCACTGCCGCCGCTGCCGGCAGCCGAGCCGCCGTCCGCACTGGCGGAGGAGCGGCCTGTGCCCGCGAAGAAGCGTGTCCGCAGGCGCGAGGAGCCGATCCTGGCGACCGACTACGACAGCTGGCTGCAGTCCCCGGCACGCGTGCTGGTGGACGCCGCCGCACGCCGCCTCTACCTCAAGCGCGGCCAGCGCATCGTCAACTACACGGTCGCGGTGGGCACCGAGCACACGCCCACCCCGCCGGGCGTATACCGCGTGGAGCAGATCGCGCACCGCCCCACCTGGTATCCCACGGCGACGATCCGCCGCGACCACGCGGCGCGCGGCATCAAGCTGCCCGCCACGGTGCCGCCGGGAGACGGCAACCCCCTCGGCGCCTGGTTCGTGCGGCTGCAGGACTCCATCGGCATCCACGGCACCAATGAGCCGGCCTCCATCGGGCAGGCCAGCAGCTATGGCTGCGTGCGCATGCACGAACGTGACCTGGAGGAACTGGCGCGCGCGCTGCGCCCCGGCGACCGCGTACTGATCATCGGACACCCTCCGCCGCCGCAGCAGGTGAGCCTGGGCGACACCGGCGGGAGCGCA includes these proteins:
- a CDS encoding L,D-transpeptidase; amino-acid sequence: MPAKKRVRRREEPILATDYDSWLQSPARVLVDAAARRLYLKRGQRIVNYTVAVGTEHTPTPPGVYRVEQIAHRPTWYPTATIRRDHAARGIKLPATVPPGDGNPLGAWFVRLQDSIGIHGTNEPASIGQASSYGCVRMHERDLEELARALRPGDRVLIIGHPPPPQQVSLGDTGGSAHP
- a CDS encoding DUF4399 domain-containing protein, with protein sequence MAKQQASQKAEEQLGLPQAAPAGASVYFIEPKDGATVKGPVKVVFGLAGMGIAPAGVNQANTGHHHLLIDDPAVDLTKPLPATDQVKHFGGGQTETTLDLKPGKHTLQLVLGDWKHQPQNPTLASPKITITVTK
- the rpiA gene encoding ribose-5-phosphate isomerase RpiA — its product is MTQDEAKKAAAEAALKYVVPGEVLGVGTGSTVNYFIDALAKIRDDIPGAVSSSNASTERLKKLGIPVLDLNKTGTLSIYVDGADEANKHLQLIKGGGAALTREKIVAGASRKFICIADESKLVPVLGKFPLPVEVIPMAQSYVAREMVKLGGQPYLRDGVVTDNGNVIIDVRGLEILDPVKLEAQINQIAGVVTVGLFAHRPADVLLLGTPAGVREIKPG
- a CDS encoding DEAD/DEAH box helicase, translated to MSFSKLGLSEGLLQAVAQEGYSEPTPIQAQAIPVVLSGRDLLAAAQTGTGKTAAFTLPLLHKLGLTPPDPNGTHRVRVLVLVPTRELAAQVAESVRTYGKQLRHLRTVMVVGGVNINPQIDNLKRGCDILVATPGRLLDLAGQRAVHLGKVETLVLDEADRMLDMGFIHDIKRVIALIPKERQSLMFSATFSKEIRGLAEGLLRNPATIDIAPRNSAAESVTQRVVHTDKAQKADLLAYMISSGNWRQTLVFTRTKHAANRLAEKLAKWEITTAALHGNKSQNARTKALADFKAGAVRVLVATDIAARGLDIDQLPHVVNFELPNVPEDYVHRIGRTGRAGAEGEAISLVSPDERGELKDIERLLKKPVQVMTVEGYTPRPQAPEPPRPPRPPQGQRRQATVRGRDKGSEKRPQQAGPGGRKSWSTTGSPHKTAEHLAGKSRKVH
- a CDS encoding YggS family pyridoxal phosphate-dependent enzyme encodes the protein MANIPYNLARVQARIEAACKAAGRPENAARLLAVSKTFDAEAVRVAHAAGQFGFGENYLQEALDKQAALADLPLEWHFIGPVQSNKTRSLAERFDWVHGVERLKIAQRLSDQRPEGRAPLNVCVQVNVSGEASKSGCAPAEVLELCATVARLPRLRLRGLMAIPAPAVAATDRRAPFRQLRELFGELRRAGLEVDTISAGMSDDLEDAIAEGATIVRVGTSIFGKRTP
- a CDS encoding RNA recognition motif domain-containing protein, coding for MKRIFAGNLPSDTTEAELSALFAGFGRVRSIKLMQDVFSGQCKGFGFVEMEGHEARAAIAGLNGKELRGKPLKVNEEQPRDDKRGGPRRR
- a CDS encoding IS3 family transposase (programmed frameshift), which codes for MESRAKRTQRDYTMAFKLAVVDQVEKGEMSCRQAQERYGIQGSSTVLHWVRRYGRPVAGRASWAPQGKPMMSEKKPLTPEQRIKQLEVELREAKEKAQFFEAVVDVLKKDYGVVVKKPVGQVLAQKLVMGLSVKRACRYMGISRQAYYQRLECARERAQTCSEVIRRVEQIRLRQPRVGTRKLQHLLQRPDGIHVGRDTLFGILRNARMLVPSRRAYHKTTDSHHRFRKHPNLLKPGSGIQPATGEQVWVADITYLPTREKCVYLSLVTDAYSRKIVGYHVHDSLQTEQVSEALKMALKTRQTAQRLIHHSDRGIQYCSNVYQQIHQRHGLTCSMTDGYDCYQNALAERVNGILKNEFLLQRPANLEQAEQMVRQSIHTYNHERPHLALKYKTPDEVHRASVSSIL